The following coding sequences are from one Salvelinus sp. IW2-2015 unplaced genomic scaffold, ASM291031v2 Un_scaffold4034, whole genome shotgun sequence window:
- the ctnnb1 gene encoding catenin beta-1 isoform X3: MASQSDLMELDMAMEPDRKAAVSHWQQQSYLDSGIHSGATTTAPSLSGKGNPEEEDVDNQVLYEWEQGFSQSFTQDQVSDIDGQYAMTRAQRVRAAMFPETLDEGMQLPSTQFDGAHPTNVQRLAEPSQMLKHAVVNLINYQDDAELATRAIPELTKLLNDEDQVVVNKAAVMVHQLSKKEASRHAIMRSPQMVSAIVRTMQNTNDVETARCTAGTLHNLSHHREGLLAIFKSGGIPALVKMLGSPVDSVLFYAITTLHNLLLHQEGAKMAVRLAGGLQKMVALLNKTNVKFLAITTDCLQILAYGNQESKLIILASGGPQALVNIMRTYTYEKLLWTTSRVLKVLSVCSSNKPAIVEAGGMQALGLHLTDPSQRLVQNCLWTLRNLSDAATKQTTLAEVDVMQEGMEGLLGTLVQLLGSDDINVVTCAAGILSNLTCNNYKNKMMVCQVGGIEALVRTVLRAGDREDITEPAICALRHLTSRHQDAEMAQNAVRLHYGLPVVVKLLHPPSHWPLIKATVGLIRNLALCPANHAPLREQGAIPRLVQLLVRAHQDTQRRTSMGGTQQQFVEGVRMEEIVEGCTGALHILARDVHNRIVIRGLNTIPLFVQLLYSPIENIQRVAAGVLCELAQDKEAAEAIEAEGATAPLTELLHSRNEGVATYAAAVLFRMSEDKPQDYKKRLSVELTSSLFRTEPMTWNETGDLGLDIGAQGDALGYRQEGVSSDLNEPAL, encoded by the exons ATGGCTTCCCAGT CTGATCTGATGGAGCTGGACATGGCCATGGAGCCTGACCGGAAGGCTGCAGTGAGCCACTGGCAGCAGCAGTCGTACTTGGACTCTGGTATCCACTCAGGGGCTACCACCACCGCCCCCTCCCTGAGTGGAAAGGGCAACCCAGAAGAAGAGGATGTGGATAACCAGGTGCTGTACGAGTGGGAGCAGGGCTTCTCTCAGTCCTTCACACAAGACCAAGTGTCAG acattGACGGGCAGTATGCCATGACCAGAGCCCAGAGGGTGCGTGCTGCCATGTTTCCAGAGACCCTGGATGAGGGCATGCAGCTCCCCTCCACCCAGTTTGATGGGGCCCACCCCACCAACGTGCAGCGGCTGGCTGAGCCCTCTCAGATGCTGAAGCATGCCGTGGTGAACCTCATCAACTACCAGGATGACGCCGAGCTGGCCACGCGCGCCATCCCTGAGCTGACCAAACTACTCAACGACGAGGACCAG GTGGTGGTGAACAAGGCTGCAGTGATGGTGCACCAGCTGTCCAAAAAGGAGGCTAGCCGCCACGCCATCATGCGCTCCCCCCAGATGGTGTCGGCAATCGTGCGCACCATGCAGAACACCAACGATGTGGAGACAGCCCGCTGCACCGCTGGCACCCTGCACAACCTGTCCCACCACAGAGAGGGTCTGCTGGCCATCTTCAAGTCCGGGGGCATCCCTGCCCTTGTCAAAATGCTTGG GTCCCCAGTGGACTCGGTGCTGTTCTACGCCATCACCACCCTACACAACCTGCTGCTCCACCAGGAGGGTGCCAAGATGGCTGTGCGCCTGGCCGGGGGCCTGCAGAAAATGGTGGCCTTGCTCAACAAGACAAATGTCAAATTCCTCGCCATCACAACAGATTGCCTTCAGATTCTTGCCTACGGCAACCAAGAAAGCAAG CTTATCATCCTGGCCAGCGGTGGGccccaggccctggtcaacatcATGAGGACCTACACATATGAAAAGCTGTTGTGGACTACAAGTAGAGTTCTCAAAGTGCTCTCTGTCTGCTCCAGCAACAAGCCTGCCATTGTAGAGGCTG GTGGTATGCAGGCTCTTGGGCTTCACCTCACAGACCCCAGTCAGAGACTAGTCCAGAACTGCCTGTGGACCCTCAGGAACCTGTCAGACGCTGCCACCAAACAG ACGACCTTAGCTGAAGTAGATGTGATGCAG GAGGGTATGGAAGGTCTGCTGGGGACCCTGGTCCAGCTCCTGGGCTCTGATGACATCAACGTGGTGACGTGTGCTGCCGGCATCCTGTCCAACCTCACCTGCAACAACTACAAGAACAAGATGATGGTGTGTCAGGTTGGGGGGATTGAGGCGCTGGTCCGTACTGTGCTGCGTGCCGGAGACCGCGAGGACATCACTGAGCCGGCCATCTGCGCCCTGCGCCACCTCACCAGCCGCCACCAGGATGCTGAGATGGCCCAGAATGCTGTGCGGCTTCACTACGGCCTGCCTGTGGTGGTCAAGCTGCTGCATCCCCCCTCCCACTGGCCCCTCATCAAG GCCACTGTGGGCCTAATCCGTAACCTGGCCCTGTGTCCAGCCAACCATGCCCCTCTGCGTGAGCAGGGGGCCATCCCCAGACTGGTGCAGCTGCTGGTCAGAGCCCACCAGGACACCCAGAGACGCACCTCCATGGGAGGCACCCAGCAGCAGTTTGTg GAGGGAGTTCGTATGGAGGAGATCGTGGAGGGCTGTACTGGCGCTCTGCACATCCTGGCTAGAGACGTCCACAACAGAATCGTCATCAGAGGACTCAACACCATTCCACTCTTTGTCCAG CTGTTGTATTCTCCCATTGAGAACATTCAGCGTGTGGCTGCAGGAGTTCTGTGTGAGTTGGCCCAGGACAAGGAGGCAGCGGAGGCCATCGAGGCTGAGGGCGCCACCGCCCCCCTCACAGAGCTGCTTCACTCCAGAAACGAGGGCGTGG CCACCTATGCTGCTGCAGTTCTGTTCCGTATGTCCGAAGACAAGCCCCAGGACTATAAGAAGCGTCTGTCTGTGGAGCTCACCAGCTCCCTGTTCAGGACGGAGCCTATGACCTGGAACGAG ACAGGAGATCTGGGCCTGGACATCGGAGCTCAGGGAGATGCCCTGGGCTACCGGCAGGAAG GTGTATCGTCTGATCTGAATGAACCTGCATTGTGA
- the ctnnb1 gene encoding catenin beta-1 isoform X2 produces MASQSDLMELDMAMEPDRKAAVSHWQQQSYLDSGIHSGATTTAPSLSGKGNPEEEDVDNQVLYEWEQGFSQSFTQDQVSDIDGQYAMTRAQRVRAAMFPETLDEGMQLPSTQFDGAHPTNVQRLAEPSQMLKHAVVNLINYQDDAELATRAIPELTKLLNDEDQVVVNKAAVMVHQLSKKEASRHAIMRSPQMVSAIVRTMQNTNDVETARCTAGTLHNLSHHREGLLAIFKSGGIPALVKMLGSPVDSVLFYAITTLHNLLLHQEGAKMAVRLAGGLQKMVALLNKTNVKFLAITTDCLQILAYGNQESKLIILASGGPQALVNIMRTYTYEKLLWTTSRVLKVLSVCSSNKPAIVEAGGMQALGLHLTDPSQRLVQNCLWTLRNLSDAATKQEGMEGLLGTLVQLLGSDDINVVTCAAGILSNLTCNNYKNKMMVCQVGGIEALVRTVLRAGDREDITEPAICALRHLTSRHQDAEMAQNAVRLHYGLPVVVKLLHPPSHWPLIKATVGLIRNLALCPANHAPLREQGAIPRLVQLLVRAHQDTQRRTSMGGTQQQFVEGVRMEEIVEGCTGALHILARDVHNRIVIRGLNTIPLFVQLLYSPIENIQRVAAGVLCELAQDKEAAEAIEAEGATAPLTELLHSRNEGVATYAAAVLFRMSEDKPQDYKKRLSVELTSSLFRTEPMTWNETGDLGLDIGAQGDALGYRQEDPSYRSFHSGGYGQDSMGMDSMMDHDMGAHHPGPEYPVDGLPDLGHAQDLIDGLPPGDSNQLAWFDTDL; encoded by the exons ATGGCTTCCCAGT CTGATCTGATGGAGCTGGACATGGCCATGGAGCCTGACCGGAAGGCTGCAGTGAGCCACTGGCAGCAGCAGTCGTACTTGGACTCTGGTATCCACTCAGGGGCTACCACCACCGCCCCCTCCCTGAGTGGAAAGGGCAACCCAGAAGAAGAGGATGTGGATAACCAGGTGCTGTACGAGTGGGAGCAGGGCTTCTCTCAGTCCTTCACACAAGACCAAGTGTCAG acattGACGGGCAGTATGCCATGACCAGAGCCCAGAGGGTGCGTGCTGCCATGTTTCCAGAGACCCTGGATGAGGGCATGCAGCTCCCCTCCACCCAGTTTGATGGGGCCCACCCCACCAACGTGCAGCGGCTGGCTGAGCCCTCTCAGATGCTGAAGCATGCCGTGGTGAACCTCATCAACTACCAGGATGACGCCGAGCTGGCCACGCGCGCCATCCCTGAGCTGACCAAACTACTCAACGACGAGGACCAG GTGGTGGTGAACAAGGCTGCAGTGATGGTGCACCAGCTGTCCAAAAAGGAGGCTAGCCGCCACGCCATCATGCGCTCCCCCCAGATGGTGTCGGCAATCGTGCGCACCATGCAGAACACCAACGATGTGGAGACAGCCCGCTGCACCGCTGGCACCCTGCACAACCTGTCCCACCACAGAGAGGGTCTGCTGGCCATCTTCAAGTCCGGGGGCATCCCTGCCCTTGTCAAAATGCTTGG GTCCCCAGTGGACTCGGTGCTGTTCTACGCCATCACCACCCTACACAACCTGCTGCTCCACCAGGAGGGTGCCAAGATGGCTGTGCGCCTGGCCGGGGGCCTGCAGAAAATGGTGGCCTTGCTCAACAAGACAAATGTCAAATTCCTCGCCATCACAACAGATTGCCTTCAGATTCTTGCCTACGGCAACCAAGAAAGCAAG CTTATCATCCTGGCCAGCGGTGGGccccaggccctggtcaacatcATGAGGACCTACACATATGAAAAGCTGTTGTGGACTACAAGTAGAGTTCTCAAAGTGCTCTCTGTCTGCTCCAGCAACAAGCCTGCCATTGTAGAGGCTG GTGGTATGCAGGCTCTTGGGCTTCACCTCACAGACCCCAGTCAGAGACTAGTCCAGAACTGCCTGTGGACCCTCAGGAACCTGTCAGACGCTGCCACCAAACAG GAGGGTATGGAAGGTCTGCTGGGGACCCTGGTCCAGCTCCTGGGCTCTGATGACATCAACGTGGTGACGTGTGCTGCCGGCATCCTGTCCAACCTCACCTGCAACAACTACAAGAACAAGATGATGGTGTGTCAGGTTGGGGGGATTGAGGCGCTGGTCCGTACTGTGCTGCGTGCCGGAGACCGCGAGGACATCACTGAGCCGGCCATCTGCGCCCTGCGCCACCTCACCAGCCGCCACCAGGATGCTGAGATGGCCCAGAATGCTGTGCGGCTTCACTACGGCCTGCCTGTGGTGGTCAAGCTGCTGCATCCCCCCTCCCACTGGCCCCTCATCAAG GCCACTGTGGGCCTAATCCGTAACCTGGCCCTGTGTCCAGCCAACCATGCCCCTCTGCGTGAGCAGGGGGCCATCCCCAGACTGGTGCAGCTGCTGGTCAGAGCCCACCAGGACACCCAGAGACGCACCTCCATGGGAGGCACCCAGCAGCAGTTTGTg GAGGGAGTTCGTATGGAGGAGATCGTGGAGGGCTGTACTGGCGCTCTGCACATCCTGGCTAGAGACGTCCACAACAGAATCGTCATCAGAGGACTCAACACCATTCCACTCTTTGTCCAG CTGTTGTATTCTCCCATTGAGAACATTCAGCGTGTGGCTGCAGGAGTTCTGTGTGAGTTGGCCCAGGACAAGGAGGCAGCGGAGGCCATCGAGGCTGAGGGCGCCACCGCCCCCCTCACAGAGCTGCTTCACTCCAGAAACGAGGGCGTGG CCACCTATGCTGCTGCAGTTCTGTTCCGTATGTCCGAAGACAAGCCCCAGGACTATAAGAAGCGTCTGTCTGTGGAGCTCACCAGCTCCCTGTTCAGGACGGAGCCTATGACCTGGAACGAG ACAGGAGATCTGGGCCTGGACATCGGAGCTCAGGGAGATGCCCTGGGCTACCGGCAGGAAG ACCCTAGCTATCGCTCCTTCCACTCTGGGGGATATGGGCAGGACTCCATGGGTATGGACTCCATGATGGACCATGACATGGGTGCCCACCACCCCGGCCCTGAATACCCAGTCGACGGGCTGCCCGACCTGGGCCACGCCCAAGACCTGAtcgatgggctgcccccaggcgACAGCAATCAGTTGGCTTGGTTTGATACTGACCTGTAA
- the ctnnb1 gene encoding catenin beta-1 isoform X1, giving the protein MASQSDLMELDMAMEPDRKAAVSHWQQQSYLDSGIHSGATTTAPSLSGKGNPEEEDVDNQVLYEWEQGFSQSFTQDQVSDIDGQYAMTRAQRVRAAMFPETLDEGMQLPSTQFDGAHPTNVQRLAEPSQMLKHAVVNLINYQDDAELATRAIPELTKLLNDEDQVVVNKAAVMVHQLSKKEASRHAIMRSPQMVSAIVRTMQNTNDVETARCTAGTLHNLSHHREGLLAIFKSGGIPALVKMLGSPVDSVLFYAITTLHNLLLHQEGAKMAVRLAGGLQKMVALLNKTNVKFLAITTDCLQILAYGNQESKLIILASGGPQALVNIMRTYTYEKLLWTTSRVLKVLSVCSSNKPAIVEAGGMQALGLHLTDPSQRLVQNCLWTLRNLSDAATKQTTLAEVDVMQEGMEGLLGTLVQLLGSDDINVVTCAAGILSNLTCNNYKNKMMVCQVGGIEALVRTVLRAGDREDITEPAICALRHLTSRHQDAEMAQNAVRLHYGLPVVVKLLHPPSHWPLIKATVGLIRNLALCPANHAPLREQGAIPRLVQLLVRAHQDTQRRTSMGGTQQQFVEGVRMEEIVEGCTGALHILARDVHNRIVIRGLNTIPLFVQLLYSPIENIQRVAAGVLCELAQDKEAAEAIEAEGATAPLTELLHSRNEGVATYAAAVLFRMSEDKPQDYKKRLSVELTSSLFRTEPMTWNETGDLGLDIGAQGDALGYRQEDPSYRSFHSGGYGQDSMGMDSMMDHDMGAHHPGPEYPVDGLPDLGHAQDLIDGLPPGDSNQLAWFDTDL; this is encoded by the exons ATGGCTTCCCAGT CTGATCTGATGGAGCTGGACATGGCCATGGAGCCTGACCGGAAGGCTGCAGTGAGCCACTGGCAGCAGCAGTCGTACTTGGACTCTGGTATCCACTCAGGGGCTACCACCACCGCCCCCTCCCTGAGTGGAAAGGGCAACCCAGAAGAAGAGGATGTGGATAACCAGGTGCTGTACGAGTGGGAGCAGGGCTTCTCTCAGTCCTTCACACAAGACCAAGTGTCAG acattGACGGGCAGTATGCCATGACCAGAGCCCAGAGGGTGCGTGCTGCCATGTTTCCAGAGACCCTGGATGAGGGCATGCAGCTCCCCTCCACCCAGTTTGATGGGGCCCACCCCACCAACGTGCAGCGGCTGGCTGAGCCCTCTCAGATGCTGAAGCATGCCGTGGTGAACCTCATCAACTACCAGGATGACGCCGAGCTGGCCACGCGCGCCATCCCTGAGCTGACCAAACTACTCAACGACGAGGACCAG GTGGTGGTGAACAAGGCTGCAGTGATGGTGCACCAGCTGTCCAAAAAGGAGGCTAGCCGCCACGCCATCATGCGCTCCCCCCAGATGGTGTCGGCAATCGTGCGCACCATGCAGAACACCAACGATGTGGAGACAGCCCGCTGCACCGCTGGCACCCTGCACAACCTGTCCCACCACAGAGAGGGTCTGCTGGCCATCTTCAAGTCCGGGGGCATCCCTGCCCTTGTCAAAATGCTTGG GTCCCCAGTGGACTCGGTGCTGTTCTACGCCATCACCACCCTACACAACCTGCTGCTCCACCAGGAGGGTGCCAAGATGGCTGTGCGCCTGGCCGGGGGCCTGCAGAAAATGGTGGCCTTGCTCAACAAGACAAATGTCAAATTCCTCGCCATCACAACAGATTGCCTTCAGATTCTTGCCTACGGCAACCAAGAAAGCAAG CTTATCATCCTGGCCAGCGGTGGGccccaggccctggtcaacatcATGAGGACCTACACATATGAAAAGCTGTTGTGGACTACAAGTAGAGTTCTCAAAGTGCTCTCTGTCTGCTCCAGCAACAAGCCTGCCATTGTAGAGGCTG GTGGTATGCAGGCTCTTGGGCTTCACCTCACAGACCCCAGTCAGAGACTAGTCCAGAACTGCCTGTGGACCCTCAGGAACCTGTCAGACGCTGCCACCAAACAG ACGACCTTAGCTGAAGTAGATGTGATGCAG GAGGGTATGGAAGGTCTGCTGGGGACCCTGGTCCAGCTCCTGGGCTCTGATGACATCAACGTGGTGACGTGTGCTGCCGGCATCCTGTCCAACCTCACCTGCAACAACTACAAGAACAAGATGATGGTGTGTCAGGTTGGGGGGATTGAGGCGCTGGTCCGTACTGTGCTGCGTGCCGGAGACCGCGAGGACATCACTGAGCCGGCCATCTGCGCCCTGCGCCACCTCACCAGCCGCCACCAGGATGCTGAGATGGCCCAGAATGCTGTGCGGCTTCACTACGGCCTGCCTGTGGTGGTCAAGCTGCTGCATCCCCCCTCCCACTGGCCCCTCATCAAG GCCACTGTGGGCCTAATCCGTAACCTGGCCCTGTGTCCAGCCAACCATGCCCCTCTGCGTGAGCAGGGGGCCATCCCCAGACTGGTGCAGCTGCTGGTCAGAGCCCACCAGGACACCCAGAGACGCACCTCCATGGGAGGCACCCAGCAGCAGTTTGTg GAGGGAGTTCGTATGGAGGAGATCGTGGAGGGCTGTACTGGCGCTCTGCACATCCTGGCTAGAGACGTCCACAACAGAATCGTCATCAGAGGACTCAACACCATTCCACTCTTTGTCCAG CTGTTGTATTCTCCCATTGAGAACATTCAGCGTGTGGCTGCAGGAGTTCTGTGTGAGTTGGCCCAGGACAAGGAGGCAGCGGAGGCCATCGAGGCTGAGGGCGCCACCGCCCCCCTCACAGAGCTGCTTCACTCCAGAAACGAGGGCGTGG CCACCTATGCTGCTGCAGTTCTGTTCCGTATGTCCGAAGACAAGCCCCAGGACTATAAGAAGCGTCTGTCTGTGGAGCTCACCAGCTCCCTGTTCAGGACGGAGCCTATGACCTGGAACGAG ACAGGAGATCTGGGCCTGGACATCGGAGCTCAGGGAGATGCCCTGGGCTACCGGCAGGAAG ACCCTAGCTATCGCTCCTTCCACTCTGGGGGATATGGGCAGGACTCCATGGGTATGGACTCCATGATGGACCATGACATGGGTGCCCACCACCCCGGCCCTGAATACCCAGTCGACGGGCTGCCCGACCTGGGCCACGCCCAAGACCTGAtcgatgggctgcccccaggcgACAGCAATCAGTTGGCTTGGTTTGATACTGACCTGTAA